TTGTCCTGGATGGCGGGACGCTTGAAGCCGATTTCATTGAGGATCAGGCCAGGGAAGGTGTCGTTGTAATAGATGCGGGTGAGGCCGGACATGAAGCGGACGAGCGAGATCTCCTCGTTCTTCTTGTCGCCGAGCGCATCGCTCAGGGCCTTTTCGCGGGCTGAGAAGGCTTCGAGTGCGGCCTTGCCCTCGGCGCCCTTGCCGGCGGCGGCGGTGTAGAGCTCCATGTTGATCTTCCAGTCGCCGCGCAGGCGTTCGGCCATCACGGTCGGGGCGATGGCGGAGAGCTGGTCGTAGATCTTTTCCTGGCGGGTCTTGTTGCCGATGATGAGATCGGGCTCGAGCGCGGCGATGGCTTCGAGGTTGACGGCGGATTCTTCGCCGACCGGGGTCACGTCCTTCATCGCTTCGGCGATGTGCTTGTACCACGGGTCGCCGAGCCAGGAGCGGACGGCACCGACCGGGGTGATGCCGACGGCGAGCAGTGCCTCGGTGCCTTCATTGGTCAGCACGACGACGCGCTGCGGATTGTCGGGAACGTCGGTGACGCCCATGGCGTGCTTGATTTCGACGGCGGCGGCGCCACCCAGGGTGGCAAGGCTTACGCCCAGGACCGCGGTGGCGGCGAGGAAGGTTCTGCGAAGCATCGGTTTATCCGTTCACGTTGCGATGTTGCGGGCTCGGAGTCAGAGCTTGACCCCGTAGTTCTCGGCGAGCTGATCGAGCATGATCTCGGCGCAGTAGATGCCGCCGCCGGTATTCCAGAAGAGTTCGGAGACGCGGAAGGCCTTGCCTGCCTTGACAGCATCGAGGCTCAGCCAGAGCGGGTCCTCGATCCATTCGGAGAGGTTGACCCGGGCTTCGTCGTTGTCGTCGTCCGCGGAGAAATAATAGATGCGGTCACCGGCCATCTCGGGGATGCGTTCCTTGGTGACCTGGTCGGCGAATTCCATCTTGTCCTGCGCCGGTGGGCGTTTGAAGCCGATCTGGTCGAGGATCACGCCGGCAAAGGTGTTGCGGTAGTAGATGCGGGTGCGACCGGGCGAGAAGCGGATGAGCGAGATCCGGTCGTTGACCTGGTCGCCAAGGGCGTCGCGGAGCCGGTTGGTCTTGTCGGCGAAGGCGGCGAGGTCGGCCTTGCCCTTGTCGGAGAGGCCGAGGGTATCGGCGTAGAACTGGTAATTGTCCTGCCATTCCCCGCCGATGGTTTCGGTGAAGACGGTGGGGGCGATGGCCGAGAGCTGATCGTAGATCTTCTCCTGGCGGACCTTGGTGCCGAGGATCAGGTCGGGTTCGAGCGCTGCAATAAGTTCGAGGTTGATCGCCGATTCCGTGCCGAGCGCCGTGGTTTCGGTCAGTTGCGCCTTGAGATGATCGTACCAGGGATTGCCGTCCCAGGATTGCGCGGCGCCAACAGGCACAACCCCCAGGTGCAGCAGGGCCTCGGTGCCTTCGTTGGTGAGGATGACCACGCGTTCGGGAGCGTCCGGCACCTCGGTAACGCCCATGGCATGGGTGACTTCGCGCGCTTCGGCCAGGTTTCCGGCCGCTGCGAAGAGCGTCAGTGCCAGGACCACGCGGGCAAAACTTTTGCCGATCATCTGCACTCCAAACTTGACATCGAGGGTCAGAAAATGATTGTGGCAAAAAGTCAGATGTTTACTTGACTGTCAATATCAACAAAGAGCTTCCGCGCTGTCTGCCATCGCCTCAATCGCAGCCCCCCGTGCCACGAGGCGGCTACCCTATCCGCTGCTCTATTCCGGGCTTTGCGTGCTGCTGGTCGTGGCCGCCTATGCGAGCCTGACTCTGGGCTACAAGCTCTATTCGCCGGCCGATATCTGGGGCCTGCTGACCGGGGCCACCGGCGAGGCGCAGATCGTGCTGATGCAGTATCGCGTGCCGCGCGTGGTAATCGCCCCGATCGTGGGCGCGGCGCTGGGGATTGCCGGCGTCGTGGTACAGACGCTTTCGCGCAATCGCATCGCTTCGCCTGACACGCTGGGGCTCAATGCCGGGGCGTCGTTTGCCGTGGTGGTGGCGAGCGCCGGGTTTGGCGTCTCGTCGATGCTCGGGCTTTCGGCCGCGGCGGCGACCGGGGCGCTGCTGACGGCGTTACTGGTTTTCGCCATTGCGGCGGGGGCGGGCGGGTTGTCACCGATCCGGATCGTGCTGATCGGCGTCACCATTGCCGGGCTGTTTTCGGCGCTGGTCGAGGTGGTGCTGACGGTGCGCGAAACGATGCTCGACCAGTTGCTGTTCTGGCTGGCTGGCGCCGTGGTCGACCGGCCGCTGACGCTGGTGGCGACGGGCGGGCCGATCGTGGCTATCGGCGCGCTGCTCGCGGTGCTGCTGGCGCCATCGCTCGATATTCTCCAGACGGACGAGCAGACGGCGCGCGGGCTTGGCGTGCCGGTGGCGCTGGTTCGGGTCGGGTGCTTTGCGGCCATCGCGCTACTGACCGGTGCCTCGGTGGCGATGGCGGGGCCGGTGGGGTTCGTGGGTCTGGTCGTGCCGCATGCGGCACGGTCTATGGTGGGGCTCAAGCATATGCATCAATTGCTGGCGGCGGCCCTCTTCGGGGCGCTCTACCTGACGGTGGCGGATGTCGTGGCGCGGTTCGTGATCTATCCGCTGGAGGCGCCGGTGGGGGCGATCACGGCGGTGGTCGGCGGTTGCGTGCTGGTGGTGCTGCTGCGGAGGCGCGCGGCATGAGCCAGGCTATTCTTGCCGCCAATCGGCGGGCCTATTTTTTCGTCGGGCTGTTCCTGGTGCTGGCGTTGCTCATGGCGCTGGCCGGGGTGGCCTTCGGCAGTTCGTGGGTCAGCTTCGACCGTATCCTCGGGGTGATCTTCGGGGGCGGGGCCAAGACCGAGCGGCTGATCGTGCTGCAATTGCGGCTGCCGCGCGTGGTGATTGCGATCCTTGCTGGCGGGGCGATGGCCGTAGCCGGCTACCTGCTGCAGAAGGTGACGCGCAACAACCTGGCTTCGCCGGGCGTGCTCGGCGTGATCGATGGGTCGGCGCTGGGCGTCGTCATCTTTCTGGCGCTGCTGTCGGACGAGAGCAATTCGCTGGTGACCTCGATCGCATGGCAGCCGGTGGCGGCGCTGCTCGGGGCGCTGGCGGCGATCTCGGCGGTGTTCATCCTCTCGGGGCGGCAGGCGTCGTCGGCGATCCGACTGCTGCTCTTCGGCATTGCCATTGCGGCGGTGGCCAAGGCCGGCGTCATGATCCTGATGCTGGTCGGGCCAATCTACCGGACGACGCAGGCGGCGCGCTGGATTGCGGGGGCGGTCAACGAGATCAACTGGGGCGAGATCCAGGTTACGGCGCTCGGCCTGCTGCCGGTGCTGATCGTGACGCTGCTGGTTGCGCGCAAGCTTCCGCCCACCGACCTCGACGAGGTTTCGGCGCGCAGCCTCGGGCTCAACCTGCCGGTCTTCCGGGTCGCCATCTTTGCGCTGGCAGCGTTGCTGACGGCGCTGGCGGTGGCGTTCGTGGGTGGCGTCGGGTTCATCGGGCTTATGGCGCCGCATATGGCGCGGCTGATCGTCGGGCGGCCGGTCATTCCGGGGCTGATCGTGAGCTTCCTGCTTGGAGCGATCATGCTGGTGGGCGCCGATTTCATCGTGCGCGTCCTCTTCGCGCCGACCGAGGTGCCGGCCGGCACGGTGACGGCGGTGATCGGGACGCCCTATTTCCTCTACCTTCTCATGCGCAAGGACCGGACCAATGGTTGATCGCGTTTCGGTCGATAACCTCACGGTCGCCTACGGCTCGCATTCGGCTGTGAACGGCGTCACCCTCAGCGTGCCCAAGGGCAAGGTCACGGTGCTGGCCGGGCCCAATGGTTGCGGAAAGTCGACGCTGCTGCGCGCCGTGCGACGGCTGCATGCGGCGCAATCCGGCAAGGTGCTGCTGGGCGACGTGGATATTTCCCGGCTCAAGGAAAAGGAACTGGCGCGCGAGATCGGGCTCCTGGCGCAGAGTCCCTCGGCGCCGGAAGACATGCGGGTCGAGGAACTGGTGCGGCTGGGGCGCTATCCGCATCAATCGATGATGCAGCCGTGGAGCCCGGAAGACGGCGACGCGGTGGAGAACGCGATGTTCGGCACGGGCGTCGCGCAGTTGCGCGACCGGCGGCTGGGTTCGCTTTCGGGCGGGCAGTTGCAGCGCGTGTGGATCGCGATGGTGCTGGCGCAGGAGACGGACGTGATCTGCCTCGACGAGCCGGTGAACCATCTCGACATGGCCCACCAGATCGACTGCCTCGACCTCGTCAGCCGCCTCAACCGCGAGCGGGGGCGGACGGTGGTGCTGGTGTTGCACGACCTCAACCTGGCGGCGCGCTATGCGGACCGGCTGGTTTTCCTCAAGGAAGGCAAGGTGGTGAGGGCGGGCGACCCGGCGGAGCTGATGGAAGAGAAACTCATCGGCGAAGTGTTCGGCATCCAGTGCCGCGTGATCGAGGACCCGGTGCATAACCGGCCGATGTGCATTCCGATGCGCAATACCTCGCCGCGCTTTGCCGTGGAGGCCTGAGGCGACGATGGCGGCGCGGACGTTCTGCACGGACCTGGCGCTCGAGCGGGGCGAACCGCATGAGGGAACCGCGCTCGACCTGCGCCGCGTGCTGCTGCTGGCGGTGCCGCATGGGCAATGGCGGCTGCGGCGCACGGCGGTGGGGCTGTCTCCGCTGCTGGAGGAAGCGCAGGCCTATGCCTATTCCAAGAGCGCCTATGCGCTCTTCATGGACAAGGTCGAGGGTCGGGGCGACGTACCGCAATTGATGGCCTTCCCGGAGAACCAGGTGCTCGACGGGGTGGACGAGGAAACCATCGCTGCGGCCATGCGGCGTTGGGCGGATGGCGGCGAGATAGGCGGCAGGGTCGAGGAGCGGACGACGATCCTCGTCTGCACCGACAGCCGGCGCGATGCCTGTTGCGCGCGTTATGGCTACGCGACCTACAAGGCGCTGGTGGCGCAGGCCGACCCGGACAAGTTCAACATCCTGCAGTGCAACCACCTTGGTGGATGCCGGTTCGCCACCTCGCTCTGCGTGCAGCCGAATGCGGCGCGCTATGGGCGGCTGCGGCCCGAGCAGGTGCCGGAATTCCTGGAGGCGATCGGGCGGGGCGAGACCTACCTGCCGCTCTCGATGGGACGGATCGGGCTCGAGGAGCCGCAGCAGGTGGCTGAGCTGGCGGCACGGCGCTTTGCGGTGACGGCCGGAGGGAATGACGGAGCGACAGCGCTGTCGCTGCAGACGGCGAGCGCGGACGAGATGGTGTTCCTGGCCGAGGTCGATGGGATCGCAGTGGATGTGACCGTGGCGCGGCGGAGCTTCGAGCGGCACGGGAACTGCGAAGCGGTGGGGAACGAGCCGGCCAATATCGTCTCCCGCTGGGTCGAACAATCGGTCAGCCGGCACGTGGCGGGCTGACGGATATTGCCAGCATCGCAAGGGCGTGGCACTTCTTCGCCGCCCTCCGACGGTGACCCTCCATGCCTGAACTGCCCAACCTGCTTGCCTTCGCCCTCGTTTCGCTGGGGCTCGTGCTGACGCCCGGGCCGAACATGGTCTATGTCGTCTCGCGCTCGATCTCGCAGGGGCGGATGGCGGGGCTGATCTCATTGGGCGGGGTGGCGCTGGGGTTCGTGTTCTACATGCTGTGCGCGGCGTTCGGCATCACGGCCATCATCATGGCGGTGCCCTTCGCCTATGATGCGCTGCGGTTCGGGGGAGCGGTCTATCTGCTCTATCTGGCCTGGCAGGCGCTCAAGCCCGGCGGGCACTCGCCGTTCCAGGTTCGGGAACTCCCCAAGGACAGCCCGCGCAAGCTTTTCCTGATGGGGTTCCTGACGAACCTGCTCAATCCCAAGATCGCGATGATGTACCTGTCGCTGCTGCCGCAGTTCATCAGCGCCGAGAAGGGGCAGGTGCTCATGCAATCGCTGGTGCTGGGCTTCACACAGACGGTGATCAGCGTGAGCGTCAACGCCATGATCGCGCTGGGGGCGGGGAGCATCGCGGTCTTCCTGACGCGGCGTCCGTTCTGGATGGCGGCGCAGCGCTGGTTCATGGGAACGGTGCTGGCCGGGCTGGCCGTTCGGCTCGCCACGGAGGCGCAGCGTTAGGGGTGTGTAAATCGCGATGGGACCGCCAAACCCCTTGCGCGAGTCCGGCTTTCCCAGTAGAGGGTTCGTCGCCTGAAGGGGTATAGCTCAGTTGGTAGAGCATCGGTCTCCAAAACCGAGGGTCGTGGGTTCGAGTCCCTCTGCCCCTGCCAGGCACTAAAGGTCGCTCGACGACCGTGAATTTCCAGACATCGCTGTGAGGATCGAGCGGCGCGGATAGGTCCGCGCGCATGCTGATTCTCGGGAAGTGCGTCCTTTGCCGGGGCGGCGGTTTTTCGCTGCGTGAGGTGTTTTCGCGAAAAATGCGGCTCTTTTGGTAGAGCTTTCGAGATTAACTCATTGAAATAATTACGCTGTTACTCCGCCATGCCGCTTCGAATCGTTAAATTTTGACTCAATTTCGGGCAATGTTTGGCGATCCTGCACGGGTTTTCGGCAGCTTTGAGCGCAATTTCGCGGAAGTGTTTTCCCCTTTTTGACGGCGCCGCATTTCGCGGGATGCTGAGTGCGGCGCTGTCAGGTTAGCGCGGGTTTTCGCGCAGGGGATAAATCAGGGCGCGGGGCCGACCTTGTTGCCGACGCCCGACATCTGGACCTTGGGCTGCTTGATGCCCTTGGCGATGGTCCACTCGACCGATTGGTCCGAGCCAGCGACTTCCAGGGTCGAGGCGGAAACCAGGTTGAGCTTGACCTTGTGGCCGGTGCCGCTGACGTCGATGGCGCCGGCAGCATCCTTGCCGTCGATGGTGACCGTGACGGTGCTGTCGGCAGTATCCACGATCAGCTTGGCGACGTCGCCACCGGTGGTGATGTGATTCATGCCCGAGACGGTGAGGGAGGCGGCGTGCTCGAAGGTCACGACGTGCTTGCTGCCGTAGACGAGGACGTTGCCGCAATTGCCGGTGAGGTCGATCTGGTTATCGGCGCCGTAGATGCCGACGTCTTCGCCGTCGCAGGCAATCGCCCGCTGAAGGTCCGCGCCTTCCACCGTCAGTTCTTCGGCCGTAGCGGCAAGGGGCGAGAGCGCCGCGAGGGCGATGAGGACGGCAAGACGGTTCATGCGATTCTCCAGATAGTTGGCAGGTCGCACGACCATTTTGCTCAACAATGACAATAGTGTGATCGTCATCAGCTTTTGCGCGGGCGGAAGAAATAGAGCAGCCACGCGAGAACATAAGCGCCCAGGCCGAGATAGACGAAGTTGCCGCCGAGGGTGAAGGCGTAGATGCCGCCCAGGGCCAGCGCGATGACGACGGTGGCGAATAGGATGCGCAAGGCGGTTTTCATCGGGCCCCGGGTTTGCTGGCTTGGAGGAACCATCCCGCATTGGGCGCGTTTGTCAAAGGCTTCCAGACAGTCTCCCTGACCCCGGCCACAGCGCCGGGGTTGTTTTTATCCCGTGAGCGCGGGTTCTCTCGCATTTCAGTGCATCTGGCCCTATGTTGCCCATAAGGATAGGGCTCGTGATCGCTCGCAAGGACATTCATAATTCCAACGTGCCGGTGTTGTGCCAGAGCTGTGAAGCGCGGCACAGGGGCCTCTGCGGCGCGCTCGACCCCGAGCAACTGAGCGAGCTGGCCAGGAGCACGCGGGTGGTCCGCCACGAGGCAGGCGAGCA
The sequence above is a segment of the Paradevosia shaoguanensis genome. Coding sequences within it:
- a CDS encoding LysE family translocator, with amino-acid sequence MPELPNLLAFALVSLGLVLTPGPNMVYVVSRSISQGRMAGLISLGGVALGFVFYMLCAAFGITAIIMAVPFAYDALRFGGAVYLLYLAWQALKPGGHSPFQVRELPKDSPRKLFLMGFLTNLLNPKIAMMYLSLLPQFISAEKGQVLMQSLVLGFTQTVISVSVNAMIALGAGSIAVFLTRRPFWMAAQRWFMGTVLAGLAVRLATEAQR
- a CDS encoding FecCD family ABC transporter permease, which encodes MLLVVAAYASLTLGYKLYSPADIWGLLTGATGEAQIVLMQYRVPRVVIAPIVGAALGIAGVVVQTLSRNRIASPDTLGLNAGASFAVVVASAGFGVSSMLGLSAAAATGALLTALLVFAIAAGAGGLSPIRIVLIGVTIAGLFSALVEVVLTVRETMLDQLLFWLAGAVVDRPLTLVATGGPIVAIGALLAVLLAPSLDILQTDEQTARGLGVPVALVRVGCFAAIALLTGASVAMAGPVGFVGLVVPHAARSMVGLKHMHQLLAAALFGALYLTVADVVARFVIYPLEAPVGAITAVVGGCVLVVLLRRRAA
- a CDS encoding ABC transporter ATP-binding protein, encoding MVDRVSVDNLTVAYGSHSAVNGVTLSVPKGKVTVLAGPNGCGKSTLLRAVRRLHAAQSGKVLLGDVDISRLKEKELAREIGLLAQSPSAPEDMRVEELVRLGRYPHQSMMQPWSPEDGDAVENAMFGTGVAQLRDRRLGSLSGGQLQRVWIAMVLAQETDVICLDEPVNHLDMAHQIDCLDLVSRLNRERGRTVVLVLHDLNLAARYADRLVFLKEGKVVRAGDPAELMEEKLIGEVFGIQCRVIEDPVHNRPMCIPMRNTSPRFAVEA
- a CDS encoding sucrase ferredoxin, which encodes MAARTFCTDLALERGEPHEGTALDLRRVLLLAVPHGQWRLRRTAVGLSPLLEEAQAYAYSKSAYALFMDKVEGRGDVPQLMAFPENQVLDGVDEETIAAAMRRWADGGEIGGRVEERTTILVCTDSRRDACCARYGYATYKALVAQADPDKFNILQCNHLGGCRFATSLCVQPNAARYGRLRPEQVPEFLEAIGRGETYLPLSMGRIGLEEPQQVAELAARRFAVTAGGNDGATALSLQTASADEMVFLAEVDGIAVDVTVARRSFERHGNCEAVGNEPANIVSRWVEQSVSRHVAG
- a CDS encoding ABC transporter substrate-binding protein, producing the protein MLRRTFLAATAVLGVSLATLGGAAAVEIKHAMGVTDVPDNPQRVVVLTNEGTEALLAVGITPVGAVRSWLGDPWYKHIAEAMKDVTPVGEESAVNLEAIAALEPDLIIGNKTRQEKIYDQLSAIAPTVMAERLRGDWKINMELYTAAAGKGAEGKAALEAFSAREKALSDALGDKKNEEISLVRFMSGLTRIYYNDTFPGLILNEIGFKRPAIQDKAEFADDVTKERIPEMEGDRLFYFVYETGDGAADKQASEWLSEPLWQNLNVVKAGKAYAVDDAIWNTAGGYIAANLLLDDIARAFDVTLAK
- a CDS encoding DUF3060 domain-containing protein, which codes for MNRLAVLIALAALSPLAATAEELTVEGADLQRAIACDGEDVGIYGADNQIDLTGNCGNVLVYGSKHVVTFEHAASLTVSGMNHITTGGDVAKLIVDTADSTVTVTIDGKDAAGAIDVSGTGHKVKLNLVSASTLEVAGSDQSVEWTIAKGIKQPKVQMSGVGNKVGPAP
- a CDS encoding ABC transporter substrate-binding protein, which translates into the protein MIGKSFARVVLALTLFAAAGNLAEAREVTHAMGVTEVPDAPERVVILTNEGTEALLHLGVVPVGAAQSWDGNPWYDHLKAQLTETTALGTESAINLELIAALEPDLILGTKVRQEKIYDQLSAIAPTVFTETIGGEWQDNYQFYADTLGLSDKGKADLAAFADKTNRLRDALGDQVNDRISLIRFSPGRTRIYYRNTFAGVILDQIGFKRPPAQDKMEFADQVTKERIPEMAGDRIYYFSADDDNDEARVNLSEWIEDPLWLSLDAVKAGKAFRVSELFWNTGGGIYCAEIMLDQLAENYGVKL
- a CDS encoding FecCD family ABC transporter permease — its product is MSQAILAANRRAYFFVGLFLVLALLMALAGVAFGSSWVSFDRILGVIFGGGAKTERLIVLQLRLPRVVIAILAGGAMAVAGYLLQKVTRNNLASPGVLGVIDGSALGVVIFLALLSDESNSLVTSIAWQPVAALLGALAAISAVFILSGRQASSAIRLLLFGIAIAAVAKAGVMILMLVGPIYRTTQAARWIAGAVNEINWGEIQVTALGLLPVLIVTLLVARKLPPTDLDEVSARSLGLNLPVFRVAIFALAALLTALAVAFVGGVGFIGLMAPHMARLIVGRPVIPGLIVSFLLGAIMLVGADFIVRVLFAPTEVPAGTVTAVIGTPYFLYLLMRKDRTNG